The proteins below are encoded in one region of Campylobacter helveticus:
- the rpoC gene encoding DNA-directed RNA polymerase subunit beta' — MSKFKVIEIKEENRPRDFEAFQLRLASPERIKSWSYGEVKKPETINYRTLKPERDGLFCAKIFGPIRDYECLCGKYKKMRFKGVKCEKCGVEVANSKVRRSRMGHIELVTPVAHIWYVNSLPSRIGTLLGVKMKDLERVLYYEAYIVENPGEAYYDNENSKKVEFCDVLNEEQYQSLMQRYENTDFKARMGGEVVRDLLANLDLVALLNQLKEQMQSTNSEAKKKTIVKRLKVVENFLNSNLNTNINGEDAVPNRPEWMMITNLPVLPPDLRPLVALDGGKFAVSDVNDLYRRVINRNTRLKKLLELDAPEIIIRNEKRMLQEAVDALFDNGRRANAVKGANKRPLKSLSEIIKGKQGRFRQNLLGKRVDFSGRSVIVVGPKLRMDQCGLPKKMALELFKPHLLAKLEEKGYATTVKQAKKMIENKTNEVWECLEEVVEGHPVMLNRAPTLHKLSIQAFHPVLVEGKAIQLHPLVCAAFNADFDGDQMAVHVPLSQEAIAECKVLMLSSMNILLPASGKSVTVPSQDMVLGIYYLSLEKVGAKGAHKICTGIDEVMMAMESNCLDIHANIQTIIDGRKCATTAGRLIIKSILPDFVPENMWNKVLKKKDIAALVDYVYKQGGLHLTASFLDKLKNLGFEYATKAGVSISIADIIVPNEKQKAIDEAKKQVREIQNSYNLGLITSGERYNKIIDIWKSTNNILSKEMMELVQKDKDGFNSIYMMADSGARGSAAQISQLAAMRGLMTKPDGSIIETPIISNFREGLNVLEYFISTHGARKGLADTALKTANAGYLTRKLIDVAQNVKITTYDCGTHEGIEINEITADSSIVETLEERILGRVLAEDVIDPITNSVLFAEGALIDEEKARVLSESGIKSVNIRTPITCKAKKGICAKCYGVNLGEGKLVKPGEAVGIISAQSIGEPGTQLTLRTFHSGGTASTDLQDRQVSAQKEGFIRFYNLKTYKNKEGKNIVANRRNAAILLVEPKIKAPFKGTISIESIHEDVIVSIKDKKKEAKFILRKYDLAKPNELAGVSGNIDGKLYLPYQNGSEVNENESIVEVIKEGWNVPNRIPYASEILVKDGDPIVQDIKAGETGTLKFYILKGDGLDRVRKVKKGDIVKEKGFFVVIADENDREAKRHYIPRESRIEFDDSAVIDDVNAIIASAAKKDKSVIAEWDAYNNTIIAEIDGVVSFEDIEAGYSADEQLDEATGKRSLVINEYLPSGVRPTLLIAGKGDKVARYQLEPKTVIFIHDGDKVSQADVLAKTPKAVAKSKDITGGLPRVSELFEARKPKNAAVIAEIDGVVRFDKPLRSKERIIIEAEDGSSAEYLIDKSKHIQVRDGEFIHAGEKLTDGLISSHDVLKILGEKALHYYLISEIQQVYRGQGVVISDKHIEVIVSQMLRQVKVVDSGHTKFIEGDLVSRRKFREENEKIVKMGGEPAIAEPVLLGVTRAAIGSDSVISAASFQETTKVLTEASIAGKFDYLEDLKENVILGRIIPVGTGLYAEENFKLQEK; from the coding sequence ATGAGTAAATTTAAAGTAATAGAGATAAAAGAAGAAAATCGCCCTAGAGATTTTGAAGCGTTTCAGTTAAGATTAGCCAGTCCTGAGCGTATTAAATCTTGGTCTTACGGTGAGGTTAAAAAACCTGAAACGATTAATTATCGCACTTTAAAACCTGAAAGAGATGGACTTTTTTGTGCAAAAATTTTTGGGCCGATTAGAGATTATGAGTGTCTTTGTGGTAAATACAAAAAAATGCGCTTTAAGGGTGTAAAATGTGAAAAATGCGGTGTTGAAGTTGCAAATTCTAAAGTGCGTCGCTCTAGAATGGGGCATATCGAGCTTGTAACACCTGTGGCTCATATTTGGTATGTTAATTCTTTGCCAAGTCGTATAGGAACGCTACTTGGTGTTAAGATGAAAGATTTAGAGCGCGTATTGTATTATGAAGCCTATATAGTGGAAAATCCGGGTGAAGCTTATTATGATAATGAAAATTCTAAAAAAGTTGAATTTTGTGATGTTTTAAACGAAGAGCAGTATCAAAGCTTAATGCAACGCTATGAAAATACTGATTTTAAAGCTAGAATGGGTGGTGAGGTCGTTCGCGATTTGCTTGCAAATTTAGATTTAGTTGCTTTGCTCAATCAGCTTAAAGAGCAAATGCAATCAACCAATTCCGAAGCGAAGAAGAAGACGATTGTTAAGCGTTTGAAGGTGGTGGAGAATTTCTTAAATTCTAATCTAAATACTAATATTAATGGCGAAGATGCTGTGCCAAATCGTCCTGAGTGGATGATGATTACAAATTTGCCTGTTTTACCACCTGATTTGCGTCCTTTGGTAGCTTTAGATGGAGGAAAATTTGCGGTAAGTGATGTCAATGATTTATACCGCCGCGTGATAAATAGAAACACCCGTCTTAAAAAGCTTTTAGAGCTTGACGCTCCAGAAATTATTATAAGAAACGAAAAAAGAATGCTTCAAGAAGCAGTTGATGCGTTATTTGACAACGGACGCCGTGCAAATGCCGTTAAGGGTGCAAATAAACGCCCTTTAAAATCTTTAAGTGAAATTATCAAAGGAAAGCAAGGGCGTTTTAGACAAAATTTGCTAGGAAAAAGGGTGGATTTCTCAGGTCGTAGCGTTATCGTTGTGGGACCTAAGCTTAGGATGGACCAGTGTGGTTTGCCTAAAAAGATGGCTTTAGAGCTTTTTAAACCACATCTTTTAGCTAAACTTGAAGAAAAAGGCTATGCGACCACTGTTAAACAAGCAAAAAAGATGATAGAAAATAAAACAAACGAGGTTTGGGAGTGCCTTGAAGAGGTGGTTGAGGGGCATCCTGTGATGCTTAACCGTGCGCCGACACTACATAAGCTTTCCATTCAGGCATTTCACCCTGTTTTGGTTGAGGGTAAGGCGATTCAACTCCACCCTCTAGTTTGTGCAGCGTTCAATGCGGACTTTGATGGGGACCAAATGGCTGTGCATGTGCCACTTTCCCAAGAAGCCATAGCAGAATGTAAAGTTTTAATGCTTTCTTCTATGAATATCCTTTTGCCAGCAAGTGGAAAGTCTGTAACTGTGCCTTCTCAAGATATGGTTTTAGGAATTTATTATCTTTCTTTAGAAAAAGTTGGGGCAAAAGGGGCGCATAAAATTTGCACAGGTATTGATGAAGTGATGATGGCAATGGAGTCAAATTGTCTTGATATTCACGCTAATATCCAAACGATTATTGATGGGCGTAAGTGTGCTACTACGGCGGGGCGTTTGATAATTAAGTCAATCTTACCTGATTTTGTGCCTGAAAATATGTGGAATAAAGTTTTAAAGAAAAAAGACATTGCGGCTTTAGTCGATTATGTTTATAAGCAGGGAGGTCTGCATTTAACTGCGAGTTTCTTGGATAAGCTTAAGAATTTAGGTTTTGAGTATGCGACTAAGGCGGGAGTTTCTATTTCCATAGCGGATATTATCGTGCCAAATGAAAAGCAAAAAGCTATTGATGAAGCGAAAAAGCAAGTTAGAGAAATTCAAAATTCTTATAATCTAGGCTTGATAACTTCCGGCGAAAGATATAATAAGATTATAGACATTTGGAAAAGCACAAATAACATTTTATCCAAAGAGATGATGGAGCTTGTGCAAAAAGATAAAGATGGTTTTAACTCTATCTATATGATGGCAGATAGTGGTGCTAGAGGTAGTGCGGCACAAATTTCGCAGCTTGCGGCGATGAGAGGCTTGATGACTAAGCCTGATGGTAGCATTATTGAAACACCTATTATTTCAAATTTCCGCGAAGGGCTTAATGTGCTTGAGTATTTCATCTCAACACACGGAGCTAGAAAAGGACTCGCTGATACCGCACTTAAAACGGCAAATGCTGGTTATCTTACAAGAAAGCTCATAGATGTGGCACAAAATGTTAAGATTACAACTTATGATTGTGGCACGCACGAGGGTATTGAGATAAACGAGATTACAGCGGATAGCTCCATAGTGGAAACTTTAGAAGAAAGAATTTTGGGTAGGGTTTTGGCTGAAGATGTGATTGACCCTATTACAAATTCTGTTCTTTTTGCTGAGGGAGCTTTAATCGATGAAGAAAAGGCTAGAGTGCTTAGTGAGAGTGGGATTAAGAGTGTAAATATACGCACCCCTATTACTTGCAAAGCAAAAAAAGGAATTTGTGCAAAATGCTATGGGGTCAATCTTGGCGAAGGTAAGCTTGTAAAGCCGGGTGAAGCAGTTGGTATCATCTCAGCGCAATCCATCGGTGAGCCTGGGACACAGCTAACTCTTAGAACTTTTCATAGTGGTGGAACGGCTAGCACAGACTTACAGGATAGACAAGTAAGTGCGCAAAAAGAGGGCTTTATAAGATTTTATAATCTTAAAACCTATAAAAATAAAGAGGGTAAAAATATCGTTGCAAATCGTAGAAATGCGGCGATTTTACTTGTGGAGCCAAAAATCAAAGCACCATTTAAAGGAACTATTAGCATAGAAAGCATTCACGAAGATGTGATTGTTTCGATAAAAGATAAGAAAAAAGAGGCTAAATTTATATTAAGAAAATATGATTTGGCTAAGCCAAATGAGTTAGCTGGTGTGAGCGGAAATATAGACGGAAAGCTTTATTTGCCTTACCAAAATGGCAGTGAAGTCAATGAAAATGAGAGTATAGTGGAGGTGATTAAAGAGGGCTGGAATGTGCCAAATCGTATTCCTTATGCAAGTGAAATTTTAGTCAAAGATGGCGATCCTATCGTGCAAGATATCAAAGCGGGTGAAACAGGAACTTTGAAATTTTACATTCTTAAAGGCGATGGTTTGGATAGGGTGCGTAAGGTTAAAAAAGGCGATATAGTTAAGGAAAAAGGCTTTTTTGTTGTCATTGCAGATGAGAATGATAGAGAGGCAAAAAGGCATTATATCCCTAGAGAATCTAGAATAGAATTTGATGATAGTGCGGTTATAGACGATGTGAATGCCATTATAGCTAGTGCGGCAAAAAAAGATAAAAGCGTGATAGCCGAGTGGGATGCGTATAATAATACTATCATAGCGGAGATTGATGGGGTGGTGAGCTTTGAGGATATTGAAGCTGGATATAGTGCAGATGAGCAGTTAGACGAGGCGACTGGTAAGCGTTCTTTGGTAATCAATGAGTATTTACCAAGTGGAGTTCGCCCGACCTTACTTATAGCTGGAAAGGGAGATAAAGTTGCGCGTTATCAGCTTGAGCCAAAAACGGTGATTTTTATCCACGATGGAGACAAAGTTTCACAAGCTGATGTTTTAGCTAAAACGCCAAAAGCGGTGGCTAAATCTAAAGACATCACAGGTGGTTTGCCGCGTGTAAGTGAGCTTTTTGAGGCGAGAAAGCCTAAAAATGCCGCTGTGATAGCAGAGATTGACGGAGTTGTGCGTTTTGACAAGCCTTTGCGTTCTAAAGAAAGAATTATTATTGAGGCAGAAGATGGTTCAAGTGCAGAATACCTTATCGATAAGTCAAAGCATATCCAAGTGAGAGATGGCGAATTTATCCACGCTGGAGAAAAGCTTACAGACGGCTTGATTTCAAGCCACGATGTGCTTAAAATTTTAGGCGAAAAGGCTTTGCATTATTATCTTATTAGCGAAATTCAGCAAGTGTATCGCGGACAGGGCGTTGTGATTTCTGATAAGCATATCGAGGTAATTGTTTCTCAAATGTTAAGGCAGGTAAAGGTGGTAGATAGTGGGCATACTAAATTTATCGAGGGCGATTTGGTTTCACGCCGTAAATTCCGCGAAGAAAATGAAAAAATCGTCAAAATGGGCGGTGAGCCAGCCATAGCAGAGCCTGTGCTTTTGGGTGTTACCAGAGCGGCGATAGGAAGTGATAGTGTGATTTCAGCGGCATCTTTCCAAGAAACAACTAAGGTTTTAACCGAAGCAAGTATAGCTGGTAAATTTGATTATTTAGAAGATTTGAAAGAAAATGTTATACTAGGTCGCATTATACCTGTTGGAACAGGACTTTATGCAGAGGAAAATTTCAAACTTCAAGAAAAATGA
- the rpsG gene encoding 30S ribosomal protein S7: MRRRKAPVREILPDPIYGNKIITKFINSLMYDGKKSTATTILYGALEAIDKKGGEKKGIDIFNEAIENIKPLLEVKSRRVGGATYQVPVEVRPARQQALAIRWIISFARKRSERTMIEKLAGELMDAANSKGASFKKKEDTYKMAEANKAFAHYRW; encoded by the coding sequence ATGAGAAGAAGAAAAGCTCCAGTAAGAGAAATCTTACCTGATCCGATTTATGGGAATAAAATCATTACAAAATTTATCAATTCTTTAATGTATGATGGTAAAAAAAGCACTGCGACAACTATACTTTATGGTGCTTTAGAGGCTATCGATAAAAAAGGCGGAGAAAAAAAAGGCATTGACATTTTTAATGAGGCAATCGAAAATATCAAGCCTTTGCTTGAAGTAAAATCTCGCCGTGTGGGTGGTGCGACTTACCAAGTGCCTGTTGAAGTGCGTCCTGCTAGACAGCAAGCCTTAGCTATCCGCTGGATTATTTCTTTTGCAAGAAAAAGAAGCGAAAGAACGATGATAGAAAAATTAGCAGGCGAATTAATGGATGCTGCGAATTCTAAAGGCGCTTCTTTTAAAAAGAAAGAAGATACTTATAAAATGGCTGAAGCAAATAAAGCTTTTGCACATTATCGTTGGTAG
- the fumC gene encoding class II fumarate hydratase, with translation MDYRIEHDTMGEIKVPNDKHWGAQTQRSFENFKIGCEKMPKVLIYAFANLKKSLAIVNNKLGKLNDAKKNAITQACDEIIAGKFDDNFPLAIWQTGSGTQSNMNMNEVIANRATELMGGDFRKEKLVHPNDDVNMSQSSNDTFPTAMSVVAVEQVEKKLIPALDALIATFEKKVKEFEGIIKIGRTHLQDATPLTLAQEFSGYLSMLLHSKEQIIASLPTLRELAIGGTAVGTGLNAHPQLSEKVSEELTKLVGTKFVSSPNKFHALTSHDAINFTHGAMKGLAANLMKIANDVRWLSSGPRCGLGEILIPENEPGSSIMPGKVNPTQCEAITMVAVQVMGNDAAIGFAASQGNFELNVFKPVIIYNFLQSLDLLADSMHSFNIHCAVGIEPNREKIDYNLHNSLMLVTALNPHIGYENAAKVAKNAHKKGISLKESAMELGLVSEQDFNQFVDPSKMIGPKA, from the coding sequence ATGGATTATAGAATCGAACACGATACTATGGGCGAGATTAAGGTGCCAAATGATAAGCATTGGGGTGCTCAAACGCAAAGAAGTTTTGAGAATTTTAAAATAGGTTGCGAGAAAATGCCTAAGGTTTTAATTTATGCCTTTGCAAATCTAAAAAAATCTCTTGCCATTGTAAATAATAAGCTCGGTAAGCTTAATGATGCGAAAAAAAATGCCATAACACAAGCTTGCGATGAGATAATAGCGGGTAAATTTGATGATAATTTTCCTTTAGCTATTTGGCAGACGGGTTCTGGAACACAAAGCAATATGAATATGAACGAGGTAATTGCAAATAGAGCCACTGAGCTTATGGGTGGGGATTTCCGTAAAGAAAAACTCGTACATCCAAATGATGATGTGAATATGAGTCAAAGCTCAAACGATACTTTTCCAACAGCTATGAGTGTGGTGGCTGTCGAGCAAGTAGAGAAAAAACTTATCCCAGCTCTTGATGCGTTAATAGCAACTTTTGAAAAAAAAGTGAAGGAATTTGAGGGGATTATTAAAATAGGCAGAACTCATCTTCAAGATGCCACGCCACTTACTTTAGCGCAGGAATTTAGCGGATATTTATCAATGCTTTTACATTCCAAAGAACAAATTATTGCTTCTCTTCCTACGCTAAGAGAGTTAGCTATCGGTGGAACAGCTGTAGGAACAGGGTTAAACGCACATCCGCAGCTTAGCGAAAAAGTGAGTGAAGAGCTTACTAAACTTGTGGGAACAAAATTTGTTTCAAGCCCTAATAAATTCCACGCTCTTACTAGCCACGATGCGATTAATTTTACACATGGAGCGATGAAGGGCTTGGCGGCAAATTTGATGAAAATTGCTAATGATGTTAGATGGCTTTCAAGTGGTCCAAGATGTGGATTAGGTGAAATTTTAATCCCAGAAAACGAGCCGGGAAGCTCCATAATGCCTGGCAAGGTTAATCCTACCCAGTGCGAAGCCATTACTATGGTTGCAGTGCAAGTGATGGGAAATGACGCAGCTATAGGTTTTGCAGCGTCTCAAGGAAATTTTGAGCTTAATGTTTTTAAGCCTGTGATTATTTATAATTTCTTGCAAAGTCTTGATTTGTTGGCTGATTCTATGCATTCTTTTAATATCCATTGTGCTGTGGGCATCGAGCCAAATCGCGAGAAAATTGATTATAATCTTCACAATTCTTTGATGTTAGTAACTGCGTTAAATCCCCACATAGGTTATGAAAATGCCGCAAAAGTTGCTAAAAATGCACATAAAAAAGGAATTTCCTTAAAAGAGAGTGCTATGGAGTTGGGGCTTGTGAGTGAGCAAGATTTTAATCAGTTTGTTGACCCTAGTAAAATGATAGGACCTAAGGCATAA
- a CDS encoding DUF1090 family protein, whose protein sequence is MMKFVVLLVCVLSFGFANECEEKILKLEDELKYAKKYDNAFKARDLENAIATLKTKCKENPNYYKEVLQTKQDKQKQIEALEEDIEKLSDNQDSMPKAEYKFKKEKLKAQKDILKDELKALELY, encoded by the coding sequence ATGATGAAATTTGTTGTTCTTTTGGTTTGTGTATTAAGTTTTGGCTTTGCAAATGAGTGTGAGGAAAAGATTTTAAAGCTTGAAGATGAGTTAAAATATGCTAAAAAGTATGATAATGCATTTAAAGCTAGAGATTTGGAAAATGCTATTGCTACACTTAAAACAAAATGCAAGGAAAATCCAAACTACTATAAAGAAGTATTGCAAACTAAACAAGATAAACAAAAGCAAATCGAAGCCTTAGAAGAAGATATTGAAAAATTAAGCGATAATCAAGATTCTATGCCTAAGGCAGAATACAAATTTAAAAAAGAAAAGCTAAAAGCTCAAAAAGATATTTTAAAAGATGAGCTTAAGGCTTTAGAGCTTTACTAA
- the fusA gene encoding elongation factor G — MSRTTPLKKVRNIGIAAHIDAGKTTTSERILFFTGMSHKIGEVHDGAATMDWMEQEKERGITITSAATTCFWKDFQINLIDTPGHVDFTIEVERSMRVLDGAVSVFCSVGGVQPQSETVWRQANKYGVPRIVFVNKMDRIGANFFNVEDQIRNRLKANPIPLQIPIGAEDNFKGVIDLVTMKALVWEDESKPTDYVEKEIPAELKEKAEEYRVKMIEAVSETSDELMEKYLGGEELSLEEIKAGIKAGCLSLSIIPMLCGTAFKNKGIQPLLDAVVAYLPAPDEVANIKGEYEDGTEVSVTSTDDGEFAGLAFKIMTDPFVGQLTFVRVYRGSLESGSYAYNSTKDKKERIGRLLKMHSNKREEIKVLYAGEIGAVVGLKDTLTGDTLASEKDKVILERMDFPDPVISVAVEPKTKADQEKMSIALNKLAQEDPSFRVSTDEESGQTIISGMGELHLEIIVDRMLREFKVEAEVGQPQVAYRETIRKAVEQEYKYAKQSGGRGQYGHVFLRLEPLEPGSGYEFVNDIKGGVIPKEYIPAVDKGVQEALQNGVLAGYPVEDVKVTVYDGSYHEVDSSEMAFKLAASMGFKEGARKAGAVILEPMMKVEVETPEDYMGDVIGDLNKRRGQVNSMDERGGNKVITAFCPLAEMFGYSTDLRSQTQGRATYSMEFDHYDEVPKNVSEEIIKKRNG; from the coding sequence ATGTCAAGAACGACTCCCTTAAAAAAAGTTAGAAACATAGGTATTGCCGCTCACATTGATGCGGGTAAAACAACGACAAGTGAAAGAATTCTTTTTTTCACAGGTATGAGTCATAAGATAGGCGAGGTGCATGATGGTGCTGCGACTATGGACTGGATGGAGCAGGAAAAAGAAAGAGGGATTACTATTACTTCTGCTGCGACAACTTGTTTTTGGAAAGACTTTCAAATAAATCTTATAGACACTCCGGGACACGTGGATTTTACTATCGAGGTGGAGCGTTCTATGCGTGTGTTAGATGGTGCTGTTTCGGTGTTTTGCTCAGTAGGTGGGGTGCAGCCTCAAAGTGAAACAGTGTGGAGACAAGCAAATAAATATGGCGTTCCAAGAATTGTTTTTGTTAATAAAATGGATAGAATAGGTGCAAATTTTTTCAATGTAGAAGACCAAATTCGCAACCGTCTTAAAGCTAATCCTATCCCTCTTCAAATTCCTATCGGTGCAGAAGATAATTTCAAAGGTGTGATTGATCTTGTAACAATGAAAGCACTTGTTTGGGAAGATGAGAGTAAGCCGACAGATTATGTAGAGAAAGAAATTCCAGCTGAACTGAAAGAAAAAGCTGAAGAATATCGTGTCAAAATGATAGAAGCTGTCAGTGAGACAAGTGATGAGCTTATGGAGAAATATTTAGGTGGCGAGGAATTAAGCCTTGAGGAAATTAAAGCAGGGATTAAAGCAGGGTGTTTGAGTTTAAGTATTATACCTATGCTTTGCGGAACAGCTTTTAAAAATAAGGGAATTCAGCCTTTGCTTGATGCAGTTGTGGCATATTTACCAGCTCCTGATGAAGTGGCGAACATTAAGGGTGAATATGAAGATGGCACAGAAGTGTCGGTAACTTCAACTGATGATGGCGAATTTGCAGGACTTGCGTTTAAGATTATGACGGACCCTTTTGTGGGGCAACTTACCTTCGTGCGTGTCTATCGTGGAAGCCTTGAAAGTGGTTCTTATGCTTACAATTCTACTAAGGATAAAAAAGAGCGTATAGGAAGACTTTTAAAGATGCACTCTAACAAAAGAGAAGAGATTAAGGTTCTTTACGCAGGGGAAATTGGGGCTGTTGTAGGGCTTAAAGATACTCTTACTGGTGATACTTTGGCAAGTGAAAAAGATAAGGTTATTTTAGAAAGAATGGACTTTCCAGACCCTGTTATTTCTGTGGCTGTTGAGCCTAAAACTAAAGCAGACCAAGAGAAAATGTCTATCGCACTTAATAAACTAGCGCAAGAAGATCCAAGCTTTAGGGTTTCGACTGATGAAGAAAGCGGACAAACCATCATTTCTGGTATGGGTGAGTTGCACTTGGAAATTATCGTTGATAGAATGCTTAGAGAATTTAAGGTCGAAGCTGAAGTTGGACAACCACAAGTTGCTTATAGAGAAACTATAAGAAAGGCTGTTGAGCAAGAATATAAATATGCTAAACAATCAGGTGGTCGCGGTCAATACGGACATGTATTTTTACGCCTTGAGCCTTTGGAGCCTGGTAGTGGTTATGAATTTGTCAATGATATTAAAGGTGGTGTGATTCCTAAAGAATATATCCCAGCCGTAGATAAAGGTGTGCAAGAAGCTTTGCAAAATGGTGTTTTGGCAGGTTATCCTGTGGAAGATGTGAAAGTTACAGTGTATGATGGAAGCTATCACGAGGTGGATTCTTCTGAAATGGCATTTAAACTTGCTGCCTCTATGGGCTTTAAAGAGGGTGCTAGAAAAGCTGGTGCTGTGATTTTAGAGCCTATGATGAAAGTGGAGGTTGAAACTCCTGAGGATTATATGGGCGATGTGATTGGTGATTTGAATAAGCGTCGCGGACAGGTTAATTCTATGGACGAAAGGGGCGGTAATAAAGTCATCACAGCGTTTTGTCCTTTGGCTGAGATGTTTGGCTACTCGACAGATTTGCGTTCTCAAACTCAAGGAAGGGCAACTTATTCTATGGAATTTGACCATTATGATGAAGTGCCTAAAAATGTTTCTGAAGAGATTATTAAAAAGAGAAACGGATAG
- the rpsL gene encoding 30S ribosomal protein S12, giving the protein MPTINQLVRKERKKVLEKSKSPALKNCPQRRGVCTRVYTTTPRKPNSALRKVAKVRLTSGFEVISYIGGEGHNLQEHSIVLVRGGRVRDLPGVKYHIVRGALDTAGVAKRTVSRSKYGAKRPKAAAK; this is encoded by the coding sequence GTGCCTACCATAAATCAATTGGTTAGAAAAGAGCGCAAAAAAGTTTTGGAAAAGTCCAAATCTCCAGCGCTTAAGAATTGTCCACAAAGAAGGGGAGTTTGCACTAGGGTTTATACTACAACCCCTAGGAAGCCAAACTCAGCATTAAGAAAAGTTGCCAAAGTAAGGCTTACTAGTGGCTTTGAAGTGATTAGCTACATCGGTGGTGAGGGTCATAACTTGCAAGAACACAGCATTGTTTTAGTGCGTGGTGGTAGAGTTAGAGACTTACCGGGCGTTAAATATCACATCGTGCGTGGTGCTTTAGATACGGCTGGTGTTGCCAAGAGAACTGTTTCTCGTTCTAAGTATGGTGCGAAGCGTCCAAAAGCTGCCGCGAAGTAA